A section of the Desulfurella sp. genome encodes:
- a CDS encoding FmdE family protein, whose protein sequence is MNYKKEWLDYAKKFHGHICPYVALGVKASLLLLSKLNIKRASTEDTINENLLAIVECNNCFLDGVQITTGCTIGNNSLIYLDTGKNSLSIVRRSNFEGLRLYMDSDKVKSYFPTRGIELFDKVVKQRNANQEEIKEMSALWEETGYKMLEIDDSIFDVKPVKIKPIERAPIFDSLKCDNCSELVMSTKMIEQDGKHYCATCAGIEYPALIGRGIHMIQSLFLEV, encoded by the coding sequence ATGAATTACAAAAAAGAATGGCTGGACTATGCAAAAAAATTTCACGGCCATATTTGCCCTTATGTAGCACTTGGTGTTAAAGCATCTCTATTGCTTTTATCGAAGTTGAACATTAAACGTGCTAGTACGGAAGATACAATTAATGAAAATTTACTTGCGATTGTTGAGTGTAATAACTGTTTTCTTGATGGCGTTCAGATTACAACAGGATGCACAATAGGAAACAATAGCCTCATTTACTTAGATACTGGTAAAAATTCTCTATCAATAGTTAGAAGAAGTAATTTTGAAGGTTTAAGGTTGTATATGGACTCTGATAAAGTTAAAAGTTACTTTCCAACAAGAGGCATAGAGCTTTTTGACAAAGTTGTTAAGCAAAGAAACGCTAACCAAGAGGAAATCAAAGAAATGTCTGCTTTATGGGAAGAAACAGGCTATAAAATGTTAGAGATTGATGATAGCATATTTGATGTAAAGCCTGTAAAAATAAAACCTATCGAAAGAGCACCAATTTTTGACAGTCTAAAGTGCGACAACTGTTCTGAGCTTGTTATGTCAACGAAAATGATTGAACAAGACGGCAAACACTATTGCGCTACATGCGCAGGTATTGAATATCCGGCTTTAATTGGAAGAGGCATACACATGATTCAATCTTTATTTTTGGAGGTTTAA